Proteins found in one Longimicrobium terrae genomic segment:
- a CDS encoding PEGA domain-containing protein, with translation MIHRSISRLVVGASILGLAACGTIMQGSKQGIAISSTPSGARLFVDGQEAGITPAIYQMPRKGTHVVRIEMDGYQPYELPITRSVSGWVAGNLVFGGLIGLAVDASTGGMYKLSPDQVTATLQPVRAASDGQGGAIQVVMVQQASPLWEKVGQLQPE, from the coding sequence TTGATTCACCGCTCCATCTCCCGCCTCGTAGTGGGCGCCAGCATCCTCGGCCTGGCCGCCTGCGGCACCATCATGCAGGGCAGCAAGCAGGGCATTGCGATTTCGTCCACCCCGTCAGGCGCCCGCCTCTTCGTGGACGGCCAGGAAGCCGGGATCACCCCCGCGATCTACCAGATGCCCCGCAAGGGAACGCACGTCGTCCGCATCGAAATGGACGGATACCAGCCGTATGAACTGCCGATCACGAGATCGGTGAGCGGCTGGGTTGCCGGCAACCTGGTTTTCGGCGGACTGATTGGCCTTGCCGTGGATGCCAGCACCGGCGGTATGTACAAGCTGTCGCCCGATCAGGTTACGGCTACGCTGCAGCCCGTTCGCGCGGCTTCGGATGGCCAGGGTGGCGCCATTCAGGTCGTCATGGTGCAGCAGGCCAGTCCCCTCTGGGAGAAGGTCGGTCAGCTCCAGCCGGAGTAA
- a CDS encoding spermidine synthase, with translation MKRVERLGEAAAPDGTVLTLYRHDGAYAIRVNNVELMNTRRFHSEEQLAERVCLPLRDTAGASVLIGGLGFGFTLKAALRVLPADASVVVAEIVEGIIDWNRNPEYPLAAGALADPRVDLRLDDVANVLRDGRGQYDAIMLDVDNGAGALTTGGNAALYRADGVRTAMAALRPGGRLAYWSAEEEPQFAALLRKLGLTVDELRVPAHAGKSGPRHTLLIARVAAK, from the coding sequence ATGAAGCGAGTTGAACGGCTGGGCGAGGCGGCCGCGCCGGACGGCACCGTGCTGACGCTGTACCGGCACGACGGCGCCTACGCCATCCGCGTAAACAACGTGGAGTTGATGAACACGCGCCGCTTTCATTCCGAGGAGCAGCTGGCGGAGCGCGTCTGCCTTCCGCTTCGCGACACGGCCGGGGCGAGCGTGCTCATCGGCGGGCTGGGCTTCGGGTTCACGCTCAAGGCGGCGCTGCGCGTGCTGCCGGCGGACGCGTCGGTGGTGGTGGCGGAGATCGTGGAGGGGATCATCGACTGGAACCGCAATCCCGAGTACCCGCTGGCCGCCGGTGCGCTCGCCGACCCGCGCGTGGACCTGCGCCTGGACGACGTGGCCAACGTGCTGCGCGACGGCCGCGGCCAGTACGACGCCATCATGCTGGACGTGGATAACGGCGCGGGCGCGCTCACCACCGGCGGCAACGCGGCCCTCTACCGCGCGGACGGTGTGCGCACCGCGATGGCGGCTCTGCGCCCCGGCGGCCGCCTGGCCTACTGGTCCGCGGAGGAGGAGCCGCAGTTCGCCGCGCTTCTCCGCAAGCTGGGCCTCACCGTCGATGAACTCCGCGTCCCCGCCCACGCCGGCAAATCCGGCCCGCGCCACACCCTCCTGATCGCGCGGGTGGCGGCGAAGTAG